From the Scophthalmus maximus strain ysfricsl-2021 chromosome 11, ASM2237912v1, whole genome shotgun sequence genome, one window contains:
- the LOC118295771 gene encoding SPARC-related modular calcium-binding protein 1-like isoform X2: MWPRGCVLDCQRGRHRAVCGSNGRLYKSLCAFQRAQCINTHLRLAPRAHCSDLSQSKCQLARAQALEANGRSEGSHASPAAAMFVPECHPDGHFLPVQCHNQTGYCWCSTPDGKPLSGTSMLHLIPSCADHVTMSAQTPVKDEVGEPGPTLDPRKPAELTAPPIWVTILMNSVRRPTDSPRTCERERASLLSQMHAAWQEERFIPECTADGRYSPAQCHTATGYCWCVRVDSGRPLSGTSARNRIPDCTGAEEDPDRIDRRYRDKPLPGCPGARKEQFLQSLVRALQLEAKHAGSLSPYQAANTPPSNNPSSLLYTPASTTPSSSSSSSSSSSSPVNVAPSAAPEAVESPGPEEVLRWHFSQLDVDSSGTLSEREARPLRQFLRRRLKPRRCAKKFAQYCDRDGDRGLTLDELRVCLGL; this comes from the exons ATGTGGCCCCGCGGCTGTGTCCTGGACTGCCAGAGGGGGCGCCACCGAGCTGTGTGCGGCAGCAACGGCAGGTTGTACAAGTCGCTGTGTGCCTTCCAGAGGGCGCAGTGCATCAACACACACCTCCGCCTCGCTCCACGGGCACACTGCTCAG ATCTGAGCCAGTCCAAATGCCAGCTGGCCCGGGCTCAGGCGCTGGAGGCCAACGGCCGCAGCGAGGGCAGCCACGCTAGTCCCGCCGCCGCCATGTTCGTGCCAGAGTGCCACCCGGACGGCCACTTCCTGCCGGTGCAGTGCCACAACCAGACGGGATACTGTTGGTGCTCCACGCCCGACGGCAAACCGCTCAGTGGGACCTCGATGCTCCATCTGATCCCCAGCTGCGCTG ATCACGTCACCATGTCGGCTCAGACTCCAGTCAAAG ATGAAGTTGGAGAACCTGGCCCGACATTGGACCCCAGAAAACCTGCAG AGCTGACGGCTCCTCCGATCTGGGTGACCATCCTGATGAACTCGGTCAGACGACCCACAG acAGTCCTCGGACGTGCGAGCGTGAGCGGGCGTCGCTGCTCTCTCAGATGCATGCAGCCTGGCAGGAGGAGCGTTTTATCCCAGAATGCACTGCTGACGGCCGCTACAGCCCCGCGCAGTGTCACACCGCCACAGGTTACTGCTGGTGCGTCCGGGTTGATAGCGGCAGGCCCCTGTCGGGCACCTCTGCGAG GAATCGTATCCCAGACTGCACTGGGGCAGAGGAGGATCCTGACAGAATAGATCGGAGGTACAGGGACAAACCTCTGCCTG GGTGTCCCGGAGCTCGGAAGGAGCAGTTCCTGCAGAGCCTGGTCAGAGCCCTGCAGCTGGaagcaaagcatgctgggagtCTGAGTCCCTACCA GGCTGCAAACACTCCTCCATCCAATAATCCCTCGTCACTTTTATACACTCCAGCCTCCaccactccttcctcctcctcctcctcctcctcctcctcctcctcacctgtaaACGTCGCTCCCTCGGCTGCTCCGGAGGCCGTAGAGTCGCCCGGCCCAGAGGAGGTGTTGCGGTGGCATTTCAGTCAGCTGGACGTGGACTCCAGCGGGACGCTGAGCGAACGCGAGGCCCGGCCCCTCCGCCAGTTCCTGCGACGGAGGCTGAAGCCGCGGCGGTGCGCCAAGAAGTTCGCCCAGTACTGTGACAGGGACGGAGACCGGGGCCTGACGCTGGACGAGCTGAGGGTCTGCTTGGGCCTCTGA
- the LOC118295771 gene encoding SPARC-related modular calcium-binding protein 1-like isoform X1 yields MPGLPATCQALLVFLLSGSVLGDRTAPFLITENMWPRGCVLDCQRGRHRAVCGSNGRLYKSLCAFQRAQCINTHLRLAPRAHCSDLSQSKCQLARAQALEANGRSEGSHASPAAAMFVPECHPDGHFLPVQCHNQTGYCWCSTPDGKPLSGTSMLHLIPSCADHVTMSAQTPVKDEVGEPGPTLDPRKPAELTAPPIWVTILMNSVRRPTDSPRTCERERASLLSQMHAAWQEERFIPECTADGRYSPAQCHTATGYCWCVRVDSGRPLSGTSARNRIPDCTGAEEDPDRIDRRYRDKPLPGCPGARKEQFLQSLVRALQLEAKHAGSLSPYQAANTPPSNNPSSLLYTPASTTPSSSSSSSSSSSSPVNVAPSAAPEAVESPGPEEVLRWHFSQLDVDSSGTLSEREARPLRQFLRRRLKPRRCAKKFAQYCDRDGDRGLTLDELRVCLGL; encoded by the exons ATGCCCGGGCTCCCCGCCACCTGCCAGGCGCTGCTCGTCTTCCTGCTCTCCGGCTCGGTGCTGGGCGACAGAACAGCG CCCTTTCTGATCACAGAGAACATGTGGCCCCGCGGCTGTGTCCTGGACTGCCAGAGGGGGCGCCACCGAGCTGTGTGCGGCAGCAACGGCAGGTTGTACAAGTCGCTGTGTGCCTTCCAGAGGGCGCAGTGCATCAACACACACCTCCGCCTCGCTCCACGGGCACACTGCTCAG ATCTGAGCCAGTCCAAATGCCAGCTGGCCCGGGCTCAGGCGCTGGAGGCCAACGGCCGCAGCGAGGGCAGCCACGCTAGTCCCGCCGCCGCCATGTTCGTGCCAGAGTGCCACCCGGACGGCCACTTCCTGCCGGTGCAGTGCCACAACCAGACGGGATACTGTTGGTGCTCCACGCCCGACGGCAAACCGCTCAGTGGGACCTCGATGCTCCATCTGATCCCCAGCTGCGCTG ATCACGTCACCATGTCGGCTCAGACTCCAGTCAAAG ATGAAGTTGGAGAACCTGGCCCGACATTGGACCCCAGAAAACCTGCAG AGCTGACGGCTCCTCCGATCTGGGTGACCATCCTGATGAACTCGGTCAGACGACCCACAG acAGTCCTCGGACGTGCGAGCGTGAGCGGGCGTCGCTGCTCTCTCAGATGCATGCAGCCTGGCAGGAGGAGCGTTTTATCCCAGAATGCACTGCTGACGGCCGCTACAGCCCCGCGCAGTGTCACACCGCCACAGGTTACTGCTGGTGCGTCCGGGTTGATAGCGGCAGGCCCCTGTCGGGCACCTCTGCGAG GAATCGTATCCCAGACTGCACTGGGGCAGAGGAGGATCCTGACAGAATAGATCGGAGGTACAGGGACAAACCTCTGCCTG GGTGTCCCGGAGCTCGGAAGGAGCAGTTCCTGCAGAGCCTGGTCAGAGCCCTGCAGCTGGaagcaaagcatgctgggagtCTGAGTCCCTACCA GGCTGCAAACACTCCTCCATCCAATAATCCCTCGTCACTTTTATACACTCCAGCCTCCaccactccttcctcctcctcctcctcctcctcctcctcctcctcacctgtaaACGTCGCTCCCTCGGCTGCTCCGGAGGCCGTAGAGTCGCCCGGCCCAGAGGAGGTGTTGCGGTGGCATTTCAGTCAGCTGGACGTGGACTCCAGCGGGACGCTGAGCGAACGCGAGGCCCGGCCCCTCCGCCAGTTCCTGCGACGGAGGCTGAAGCCGCGGCGGTGCGCCAAGAAGTTCGCCCAGTACTGTGACAGGGACGGAGACCGGGGCCTGACGCTGGACGAGCTGAGGGTCTGCTTGGGCCTCTGA